A genomic region of Desulfosarcina ovata subsp. ovata contains the following coding sequences:
- a CDS encoding NAD(P)/FAD-dependent oxidoreductase, with protein MFWKTKPLWGNQPRLKSSYDVVIIGGGLHALATAYFLARDHGITDVAIIEKRFIGFGAAGRNTAIVRANQRTQYNVPLYKDALDLWPVLTKELDFNLMFNNCGNLNLMHSEAAMKAARMTIATAQFHGVESHLIDAKEAKELVPALNISEDITFPIHGAMFHPPGGIVRHDAVVWGLAKGCAKHGVHIHQQTEATAIHTEGGKVTGVTTSRGRIHARQVLVSAGGYSAGLIHQMLGIKLPISVLTIQAMVTQPLKPILDHVVSSGAYHCYANQTLKGEIATGAHMDQWPNYTTQNTAHYIKHQAESLSDWLPCLRGVKFMRIWGGLADMTPDMAPIMDGNDPIDGFYMDCGWGYFGFKSCSAVGKYMAQYMASGHCPEILKPFNLRRYENHQLMGETAALVSYTPDN; from the coding sequence ATGTTCTGGAAAACCAAGCCCCTGTGGGGCAACCAACCCAGATTGAAGTCCAGCTACGATGTGGTCATCATCGGCGGCGGGCTTCACGCCCTGGCCACCGCCTATTTCCTGGCCCGGGACCATGGCATCACCGATGTGGCCATCATCGAGAAACGCTTCATCGGATTCGGCGCCGCCGGGCGCAACACGGCCATTGTCAGGGCCAACCAGCGCACCCAGTACAACGTTCCGCTCTACAAGGACGCGCTCGACCTGTGGCCGGTGCTTACCAAGGAGCTGGACTTCAACCTGATGTTCAACAACTGCGGCAACCTCAACCTGATGCACAGCGAAGCGGCCATGAAGGCGGCCCGCATGACCATTGCCACGGCCCAGTTCCATGGGGTGGAAAGCCACCTGATCGACGCCAAGGAGGCCAAGGAGCTGGTTCCGGCCCTGAACATCTCCGAAGATATCACCTTTCCCATTCACGGCGCCATGTTCCACCCGCCGGGCGGCATCGTGCGCCACGACGCCGTGGTCTGGGGGCTGGCCAAGGGGTGCGCCAAACACGGGGTGCACATCCATCAGCAGACCGAGGCCACCGCCATCCACACCGAAGGGGGCAAAGTCACCGGTGTGACCACCTCGCGTGGCCGCATCCATGCCCGCCAGGTGCTGGTCAGCGCCGGCGGGTACAGTGCCGGGCTGATCCACCAGATGCTGGGCATCAAGCTTCCCATCAGCGTGTTGACGATCCAGGCCATGGTTACCCAGCCGCTGAAGCCGATCCTGGATCATGTGGTCTCCTCCGGCGCCTACCACTGCTACGCCAACCAGACGCTCAAGGGCGAAATCGCCACCGGTGCCCACATGGACCAGTGGCCCAACTATACCACCCAGAACACGGCGCATTACATCAAGCACCAGGCCGAGTCGTTGTCGGACTGGCTGCCCTGCCTGCGGGGCGTCAAGTTCATGCGCATCTGGGGCGGCCTGGCCGACATGACCCCGGACATGGCCCCGATCATGGATGGCAACGATCCCATCGACGGTTTCTACATGGACTGCGGGTGGGGCTATTTCGGTTTCAAATCCTGCAGCGCGGTGGGCAAATACATGGCCCAGTACATGGCCAGCGGGCACTGCCCGGAAATACTCAAACCGTTCAACCTGCGCCGTTACGAAAATCATCAGCTGATGGGTGAGACTGCCGCCCTGGTTAGCTATACACCGGACAACTAA
- a CDS encoding ATP-binding protein: MQAFTGISLKTRLYGLILAAFIPVTALIVWVAEEQKAIETDAIRHKTMLLAQAAAEAENQQMAATRDLLKTVGDAFLAVDANPQRLSRLLDHLQVQASGYAAVGIVDSRGRLLIGSPPSGVDANYAGRAWLAASLQRNGLAMGSYHGEHIRGEAVLYFGLPVQSGNDPMAAVVFAALDLNRMNRVIFRQLAELPAGSRLILLDESRGMLRYDVDSAGWSVPRDMDPALLREITRRQSGTLVATDENGIDRIYAFAPLTSAFRKQAVSVVLDLPRAVALAATKRIFTRNLILLAVSALMAVLSIWWAADRFILRRVGAMARASRELAAGNLQARIGPIGVADELSHLAGVFDEMAASLQMRIEREVQVMASLERSREQLRRLTNHQNTVREQERIRIAREMHDQLGQSLTILKMDLSWMGRHLPLADAVLDEKLGNMSQVVEDAMERLHAVCAELRPVILDDFGLAAAIEWQAEAFTRHSKIACRLENDGFEPDLPKEQATALFRIFQETLTNILRHAEADDVIVRLAARGGELFFQVADNGRGITPEEIHAPDAFGLLGIRERLHPIGGRVAFDGRPGQGTRVTIHLPIAAKGDNP, translated from the coding sequence ATGCAGGCATTTACCGGCATCAGCCTGAAAACACGGTTGTACGGGCTTATTCTGGCCGCATTTATCCCGGTGACGGCGCTCATCGTCTGGGTGGCCGAAGAGCAGAAAGCGATCGAAACGGATGCCATCCGGCACAAAACCATGCTGCTGGCCCAGGCCGCCGCCGAGGCGGAAAACCAGCAGATGGCGGCCACCCGGGATCTGTTGAAAACGGTGGGCGATGCCTTCCTGGCCGTTGACGCCAATCCGCAACGGCTCTCCCGCCTGCTGGACCATCTCCAGGTGCAGGCCAGCGGGTATGCCGCCGTCGGCATCGTCGATTCCCGGGGCCGGTTGTTGATCGGCAGCCCCCCATCCGGAGTGGATGCGAACTATGCCGGCCGTGCCTGGCTGGCCGCCAGCCTCCAGCGCAACGGCCTGGCCATGGGGTCGTATCATGGGGAGCATATCCGGGGCGAGGCGGTGCTCTATTTCGGCCTGCCCGTCCAAAGCGGCAACGATCCGATGGCGGCCGTGGTTTTTGCCGCACTGGACCTCAACCGCATGAACCGGGTCATCTTCAGGCAGTTGGCCGAACTGCCCGCCGGTTCACGGCTGATCCTGTTGGATGAAAGCCGGGGAATGCTGCGTTATGATGTGGACAGCGCCGGCTGGTCCGTTCCCCGGGACATGGATCCGGCACTGCTTCGGGAAATCACCCGGCGCCAATCGGGCACCCTCGTGGCCACGGATGAGAACGGGATCGACCGCATCTACGCCTTTGCCCCCTTGACCAGCGCATTCAGGAAGCAGGCCGTATCGGTCGTTCTGGATCTCCCCCGGGCAGTCGCCCTGGCGGCAACGAAACGCATTTTCACCCGCAACCTGATCCTGCTGGCCGTATCGGCACTGATGGCCGTCCTGTCCATCTGGTGGGCTGCCGACCGGTTCATTCTCAGGCGCGTGGGGGCCATGGCGCGGGCCAGCCGGGAGCTGGCCGCCGGCAATCTGCAGGCGCGGATCGGACCGATCGGCGTTGCCGACGAATTGAGTCACCTGGCCGGTGTCTTTGACGAAATGGCGGCATCCCTGCAAATGCGCATCGAACGCGAAGTGCAGGTCATGGCGTCCCTGGAGCGCTCCCGGGAGCAGTTGCGCCGTCTGACCAACCATCAGAATACGGTCCGGGAGCAGGAGCGCATCCGCATCGCCCGTGAGATGCACGACCAATTGGGTCAATCGCTGACCATTCTCAAAATGGATCTTTCCTGGATGGGGCGGCACCTTCCGTTAGCGGATGCGGTGCTGGACGAAAAGCTGGGCAACATGAGCCAGGTCGTCGAAGATGCCATGGAGCGGCTGCATGCGGTCTGTGCCGAACTGCGGCCGGTGATTCTGGACGACTTCGGCCTGGCTGCCGCCATCGAATGGCAGGCCGAGGCCTTCACCCGTCACAGCAAAATCGCCTGCCGCCTGGAAAACGACGGTTTCGAACCCGATCTTCCAAAGGAGCAGGCCACGGCCCTGTTCCGCATTTTTCAGGAGACTCTGACCAATATCCTGCGCCATGCGGAAGCCGATGATGTGATCGTTCGCCTGGCAGCGCGCGGCGGCGAACTCTTTTTCCAGGTCGCCGACAACGGCCGCGGCATCACCCCGGAGGAGATCCACGCGCCGGATGCCTTCGGCCTGCTCGGTATCCGCGAACGCCTCCATCCGATTGGCGGCCGGGTCGCTTTTGACGGACGGCCCGGCCAGGGAACCCGTGTCACCATTCACCTGCCCATCGCTGCCAAAGGAGACAACCCATGA
- a CDS encoding MurR/RpiR family transcriptional regulator — protein sequence MQDAHAHPVIKGIVKQLESLTPKGKLLGNYIIQNPRKAVFMTTKELAEACGVSEATVVRFVGQLGYSGYGEFLQALRDFVDSGLSLPDRVDLPGMKGPGTDLLHRVVFEEMTNLRQFYETIDMKRLADIVDRIEKSPAVYVIGSRISYTFAYYLGWSLTKVRKGVNILKGSDSTTIDWLTGAPEESLVIIITTSRYPNELIRMGKVARRLGHTLLVVTDSRLCPVIPFAHQSLVVPSRSIALIGYPTTISCIINYLVLELVNRQPPHLKAHQEKLEQMYLENDILFNMHGD from the coding sequence ATGCAGGACGCCCATGCGCACCCGGTCATCAAGGGCATTGTGAAACAATTGGAGTCATTGACCCCCAAAGGCAAGCTGTTGGGCAACTATATCATCCAGAATCCGCGCAAGGCGGTATTCATGACCACCAAGGAGCTCGCCGAAGCCTGCGGGGTCAGCGAGGCCACCGTGGTTCGTTTTGTGGGACAGCTGGGGTATTCCGGCTACGGTGAGTTTTTGCAGGCGCTGCGGGACTTTGTGGATTCCGGCCTGAGCCTGCCGGACCGGGTGGATCTGCCGGGCATGAAAGGTCCCGGCACCGATCTGCTGCACCGGGTGGTCTTTGAGGAGATGACCAATTTGCGGCAGTTCTACGAAACCATCGATATGAAACGGCTCGCGGATATCGTCGACCGGATCGAGAAGAGTCCCGCCGTTTACGTCATCGGGTCGCGCATCTCCTACACCTTTGCCTACTACCTGGGCTGGTCCCTGACCAAGGTGCGCAAGGGGGTCAACATTCTGAAAGGCAGCGACAGCACCACGATCGACTGGCTGACCGGCGCACCGGAGGAGAGCCTGGTGATCATCATCACCACCTCGCGCTACCCCAACGAACTGATCCGCATGGGCAAAGTCGCCCGGCGGCTCGGTCACACCCTGCTGGTGGTCACGGACAGCCGGCTGTGCCCGGTGATCCCCTTCGCCCACCAGTCGCTGGTGGTGCCATCGCGTTCCATTGCGCTGATCGGCTATCCGACCACGATATCATGCATCATCAACTATCTCGTGCTGGAACTGGTCAACCGGCAGCCCCCGCATCTCAAGGCCCACCAGGAGAAACTGGAGCAGATGTATCTGGAAAACGACATCCTGTTCAATATGCACGGGGATTAA
- a CDS encoding sarcosine oxidase subunit delta, with the protein MALTLTCPVCGKRNGYEFRYGGEDKGPRPAEEGLTPTAWCDYVHMNKCTMGVQKEWWCHRDGCGVWFTTWRDTTRNIEVEQPEANE; encoded by the coding sequence ATGGCTTTAACCCTCACCTGTCCCGTCTGCGGCAAACGCAACGGATACGAATTCCGCTATGGGGGAGAAGACAAGGGACCCCGTCCGGCCGAGGAAGGACTGACACCGACGGCCTGGTGCGATTATGTCCATATGAACAAATGCACCATGGGCGTCCAGAAAGAGTGGTGGTGCCACCGCGACGGATGCGGCGTCTGGTTTACCACCTGGCGGGACACCACCCGAAACATCGAGGTCGAACAGCCGGAGGCGAACGAATGA